A DNA window from Falco naumanni isolate bFalNau1 chromosome Z, bFalNau1.pat, whole genome shotgun sequence contains the following coding sequences:
- the NPR2 gene encoding LOW QUALITY PROTEIN: atrial natriuretic peptide receptor 2 (The sequence of the model RefSeq protein was modified relative to this genomic sequence to represent the inferred CDS: deleted 1 base in 1 codon), with the protein MAPRLPLPLLLLLPAALLVPAAAGAGRRAATPDGAAANLTVAVVLPERNVSYAWAWPRVGPALSLALEALERGDPPLLPRPFSVRVEFMSSELEGACSEYVAPLNAVDLKLYHDPDVLFGPGCVYPAASVGRFASHWRLPLITGGAVAAGFSRKREHYSTTVRTGPSAPKLGAFVSHLHAHFNWSARAVLLYVDRKTDDRPYYFTVEGVYQELQDGSNLTVRHHIYSPDEGGPDTAVHFIKANGRVVYLCGPPEMLRQIMQLAQQENLTNGDYVFFYLDVFGESLRGDSARDPFKPWQQSPGQDSGLREAFQMVLVITYYEPQNPEYQHFQTQLILRAKQKFGVQLNYSLMNLVAGCFYDGMLLYAMVLNETLQEGGSKKNATHIIEKMRDRKFQGVTGLVSMDSNNDRDTDFNLWAMGDPESGQYEVVGHYSGVEKQIHWLGRPIPWVKGAPPLDNPPCVFDVDDPSCDKTPLSMLAIVALGTGLTFVMFGISSFLIFRKLMLEKELASMLWRIRWDELQFGSPERYHKAAGSRLTLSLRGSSYGSLMTTHGKYQIFANTGHFKGNVVAIKHINKKRIELTRQVLFELKHMRDIQFNHLTRFIGACIDPPNICIVTEYCPRGSLQDVLENESINLDWMFRYSLINDIVKGMAFLHNSIIGHHGSLKSSNCVVDSRFVLKITDYGLASFRTPCDSEDTHALYAKKLWTAPELLQKGRLPTPGMQKADVYSFGIIMQEVALRNGPFYIEGMDLSPKEIVQKVRNSQKPFFRPSIDIGVHSEELAVLMERCWAQEPAERPDFGQIKIFIRRFNKEGSTSILDNLLSRMEQYANNLEKLVEERTQAYLEEKRKAENLLYQILPHSVAEQLKRGETVRAEAFDSVTIYFSDIVGFTALSAESTPMQVVTLLNDLYTCFDAIIDNFDVYKVETIGDAYMVVSGLPVRNGKLHAREIVRMALALLDAVKTFKIRHRPNDQLHLRIGVHTGPVCAGVVGLKMPRYCLFGDTVNTASRMESNGQALKIHVSSTTKEVLDEFGCFELELRGDVEMKGKGKMRTYWLLGERKDPKVV; encoded by the exons ATGGCTCCgcggctgccgctgccgctgctgctgctgctgccggcggCGCTGctggtgccggcggcggcgggagcggggcggcgggcggcgacCCCCGACGGGGCGGCCGCCAACTTGACGGTGGCGGTGGTGCTGCCCGAACGCAACGTGAGCTACGCGTGGGCTTGGCCGCGCGTGGGGCCGGCGCTCAGCCTGGCGCTGGAAGCGCTGGAGCGGGGCGACCCGCCGCTCCTGCCGCGGCCCTTCTCGGTGCGCGTCGAGTTCATGAGCTCGGAGCTGGAGGGCGCTTGCTCCGAGTACGTGGCACCGCTCAACGCCGTGGACCTGAAGCTCTACCACGACCCCGACGTCCTCTTCGGGCCGGGCTGCGTCTACCCCGCTGCTTCCGTGGGGCGCTTCGCCTCGCACTGGCGGCTGCCGCTGATCACCGGCGGGGCGGTGGCGGCCGGCTTCAGCCGCAAGCGGGAGCATTACAGCACGACGGTGCGTACCGGGCCCTCGGCCCCGAAGCTGGGTGCCTTCGTCTCCCACCTCCACGCCCACTTCAACTGGAGCGCCCGCGCCGTCCTCCTCTACGTGGACCGCAAGACTGACGACCGACCCTACTACTTCACCGTCGAGGGGGTCtaccaggagctgcaggacgGCAGCAACCTCACCGTGCGCCACCACATCTACTCTCCCGACGAGGGCGGCCCCGACACCGCCGTGCACTTCATCAAGGCCAACGGGCGCG TGGTGTATCTCTGTGGGCCACCGGAGATGCTGCGGCAGATCATGCAGCTGGCTCAGCAGGAGAACCTCACCAATGGTGACTACGTCTTCTTCTACCTGGATGTCTTCGGGGAGAGCCTGCGGGGTGACTCTGCCCGCGACCCCTTCaagccctggcagcagagcccaggccaGGACTCGGGGCTCCGTGAGGCTTTCCAG ATGGTGCTGGTGATCACCTACTATGAGCCCCAAAACCCCGAGTACCAGCACTTCCAAACCCAGCTCATCCTTCGAGCTAAGCAGAAATTTGGGGTGCAGCTCAACTACTCCCTG ATGAACCTGGTGGCGGGGTGTTTCTATGATGGGATGCTGCTGTATGCCATGGTGCTGAACGAGACCCTGCAGGAGGGTGGCTCCAAGAAAAATGCCACCCACATCATTGAGAAGATGCGAGATCGCAAGTTCCAGG GAGTGACGGGACTGGTGAGCATGGATAGCAACAATGACCGGGACACCGACTTCAACCTATGGGCCATGGGCGATCCCGAGAGCGGGCAGTATGAG GTGGTGGGACACTACTCGGGTGTGGAGAAGCAGATCCACTGGCTGGGACGACCCATTCCCTGGGTGAAGGGGGCCCCTCCCTTGGACAACCCACCCTGTGTCTTCGACGTGGATGACCCCTCCTGTGATAAAA cccccctctCCATGCTGGCCATCGTGGCTTTGGGCACTGGCCTCACCTTCGTCATGTTTGGCATCTCCAGCTTCCTCATCTTCAG GAAGCTGATGCTAGAGAAGGAGCTTGCCAGCATGCTCTGGAGGATCCGCTGGGATGAGCTGCAATTTGGGAGCCCTGAGCGGTACCacaaggcagcaggcagccggCTAACCCTGTCCCTG cgTGGCTCCAGCTACGGCTCCCTGATGACCACCCATGGCAAGTACCAGATCTTTGCCAACACCGGCCACTTTAAG GGCAACGTGGTGGCCATCAAGCACATCAACAAGAAGCGCATCGAGCTGACACGGCAGGTGCTCTTCGAGCTGAAACAT ATGCGGGACATCCAGTTCAACCACTTGACTCGCTTCATCGGGGCATGCATTGAC CCCCCCAACATCTGCATTGTCACTGAGTACTGCCCACGGGGCAGCCTGCAG GATGTCCTGGAGAATGAGAGCATCAACCTGGACTGGATGTTTCGCTACTCCCTCATCAACGACATTGTCAAG GGAATGGCTTTCCTGCACAATAGCATCATTGGCCACCACGGCAGCCTCAAGTCATCCAACTGTGTGGTGGACAGCCGCTTCGTGCTGAAGATCACCGACTACGGGCTGGCCAGCTTCCGCACACCCTGCGACAGCGAGGACACGCATGCCCTTTATGCCA agaagctgtggacagctccagagctgctgcagaaggggCGTCTGCCCACGCCGGGCATGCAGAAAGCCGATGTCTACAGCTTTGGTATCATCATGCAGGAGGTTGCCCTACGCAACGGCCCCTTCTACATCGAGGGCATGGACCTGAGCCCCAAAG AGATTGTGCAGAAGGTGCGTAACAGCCAGAAGCCCTTCTTTCGCCCCTCCATTGACATCGGGGTGCACAGCgaggagctggcagtgctgatGGAGCGCTGCTGGGCACAGGAGCCGGCTGAGCGCCCTGACTTCGGCCAGATCAAGATCTTCATCCGTAGATTCAACAA ggagggcagcaccAGCATCCTGGACAACCTGCTGTCGCGCATGGAGCAGTACGCCAACAACCTGGAGAAACTTGTGGAGGAGCGGACGCAGGCCTACCTGGAGGAGAAGCGGAAGGCTGAGAACCTCCTCTACCAGATTCTGCCCCA CTCTGTTGCGGAGCAGCTGAAGCGTGGGGAGACAGTGCGGGCCGAGGCTTTTGACAGTGTCACCATCTACTTCAGCGACATTGTGGGCTTCACTGCCCTCTCGGCCGAGAGCACCCCAATGCAG GTTGTGACTCTGCTGAATGATCTCTACACTTGCTTCGATGCCATCATCGACAATTTTGATGTCTACAAG GTGGAGACCATTGGGGACGCCTACATGGTGGTGTCAGGGCTGCCAGTGCGCAATGGGAAGCTCCATGCCCGTGAGATTGTCCGCATGGCCCTGGCCCTGCTTGATGCTGTCAAAACCTTCAAGATCCGGCACCGGCCCAATGACCAGCTCCACCTGCGCATCGGCGTACACACCG GTCCTGTGTGTGCTGGAGTCGTGGGTCTGAAGATGCCGCGGTACTGCCTCTTTGGGGACACGGTGAACACCGCATCCCGCATGGAGTCCAATGGCCAGG CCCTGAAGATCCATGTCTCATCCACCACCAAGGAAGTCCTGGATGAGTTTGGCTGCTTCGAGCTGGAGCTGCGTGGGGATGTGGAAATGAAG GGCAAGGGGAAGATGCGGACCTACTGGCTGCTGGGTGAGAGGAAAGACCCCAAAGTCGTCTGA
- the SPAG8 gene encoding sperm-associated antigen 8 yields MGHMPPVYPAERPPRPVRAQSHVLLPEVPMEKPQCHRETPMATAEVPQGMLWATAELPAMALPAVPSAVTPAEAGKDPSGVELPPCHGKQGTRPGKVSPTVGLVLPPFLQMPAGQPSQLVSRGSCLTHNWQEEKATNHLDLTPGQQPGSEASTHWHGHHGLLVHQSSRSTDSTTMKDTYRPPHRAQLLGRGEAEPLPPSCVPHQKAARGPLLQG; encoded by the exons ATGGGCCACATGCCTCCTGTGTACCCTGCAGAGAGGCCACCGCGTCCAGTCAGGGCCCAGAGCCACGTCCTCCTGCCTGAGGTGCCCATGGAGAAGCCCCAGTGCCACAGGGAGACACCAATGGCCACAGCTGAGGTGCCCCAGGGGATGCTGTGGGCCACGGCTGAGCTGCCCGCCATGGCcctgccagctgtgcccagTGCGGTGACACCTGCTGAAGCTGGGAAGGATCCCAGTGGGGTTGAGCTGCCGCCCTGCCATGGAAAGCAGGGAACTCGTCCTGGCAAGGTGTCCCCCACcgtggggctggtgctgcccccCTTCCTGCAGATGccagcagggcagcccagccAGTTGGTGTCCCGTGGGAGCTGCCTGACCCACAACTGGCAGGAGGAG AAAGCCACAAACCACCTGGACCTCAcgccagggcagcagccaggcagtgAAGCCTCTACCCACTGGCATGGCCACCATGGGCTGCTGGTCCACCAGTCCTCCCGGTCCACTGACAGCACCACCATGAAGGACACCTACCGCCCGCCACACAGGGCCCAGCTGCTGGGACGAGGTGAGGCTGAGCCCCTCCCACCAAGCTGTGTGCCCCACCAAAAGGCAGCAAGGGGACCTTTGCTGCAGGGCTGA